One region of Azoarcus sp. CIB genomic DNA includes:
- a CDS encoding TIGR03747 family integrating conjugative element membrane protein, which translates to MSTAASSAGSARPPAPQASATPAGRSRGPIAALASVVIGLAFSTLSSWIFGTALTILGDHTFWKGRGVERAIAAVEEDFGYLQGYPRSLMVDDTVAFARDFAELVARPFHSLGAPAFIARTTAIEPDAVANPHARAVRCIVKEVGRAVETAYYVAQDTAIRLAIAFYALPAFAMAIFIGLIDGLVRRDLRRWTGGRESSYVYHHTKRFTWWFLTAGFTAYLAWPFGGFNPAYLVLIFATLVAAALSTTASTFKKYL; encoded by the coding sequence GTGAGCACCGCCGCGTCGTCCGCAGGATCCGCCCGTCCCCCGGCGCCCCAGGCATCGGCCACACCGGCGGGCCGGTCCCGCGGCCCCATTGCTGCCCTGGCGAGCGTTGTGATCGGCCTCGCCTTTTCCACCCTGAGCTCCTGGATCTTCGGGACTGCCCTTACCATCCTAGGCGATCACACCTTCTGGAAGGGCCGCGGCGTCGAACGCGCCATAGCCGCCGTGGAGGAGGACTTCGGCTACCTCCAGGGCTATCCCCGGTCGCTCATGGTCGACGACACCGTCGCCTTTGCGCGCGACTTCGCCGAGCTCGTCGCGCGTCCGTTCCATTCGCTGGGCGCCCCCGCCTTCATCGCCCGTACGACTGCCATTGAGCCCGACGCGGTGGCGAATCCCCACGCGCGCGCCGTACGCTGCATCGTCAAGGAAGTCGGGCGCGCCGTCGAGACCGCCTACTACGTGGCCCAGGACACCGCCATCCGCCTGGCGATCGCCTTCTATGCGCTGCCGGCCTTCGCGATGGCCATCTTCATCGGCCTGATCGATGGCCTGGTCCGTCGCGACCTGCGCAGGTGGACCGGTGGCCGGGAGTCCTCCTACGTCTACCACCACACGAAGCGCTTCACGTGGTGGTTCCTCACTGCCGGTTTCACCGCCTATCTCGCGTGGCCTTTTGGCGGATTCAATCCCGCGTACCTCGTCCTGATCTTCGCAACCCTGGTGGCCGCGGCCCTCTCGACCACCGCCAGCACGTTCAAGAAGTACCTGTAG
- a CDS encoding RAQPRD family integrative conjugative element protein, protein MPLLLRFTIAALVAATTLPVAADTDRERENLARLEHELALLSSEVRAAKADAPSIARIHFQYDELARDLDLIRAGIADHLDAPRHPRPIEPLKGDYRR, encoded by the coding sequence ATGCCATTGCTGCTCCGCTTCACCATCGCCGCCCTCGTCGCAGCTACCACCTTGCCGGTGGCTGCCGACACCGACCGCGAGCGCGAGAACCTCGCACGCCTGGAACATGAGCTCGCACTTCTCAGCTCCGAGGTTCGCGCAGCGAAGGCAGATGCCCCCTCCATTGCCCGCATCCATTTTCAGTACGACGAGCTCGCCCGCGACCTCGATCTCATCCGTGCGGGTATTGCGGATCACCTCGACGCACCACGCCATCCCCGCCCGATCGAACCGCTAAAGGGCGACTACCGGCGCTGA
- a CDS encoding DUF3262 family protein: protein MSPQQSAAFAAAAGYQPSYIGLFFALLVGAVVVLWAADMVRRLGIEGLDDPRRLPMLLFYKLRVLIIVLLLIYLLS from the coding sequence ATGTCGCCCCAACAGTCCGCCGCCTTCGCCGCCGCCGCCGGCTACCAACCCAGCTACATCGGGCTCTTCTTCGCCCTGCTCGTCGGCGCCGTGGTCGTTCTCTGGGCCGCCGACATGGTGCGCAGACTCGGGATCGAAGGCCTCGACGACCCGCGCCGCCTGCCGATGCTCCTGTTCTACAAGCTGCGTGTGCTGATCATCGTTCTGCTGCTGATCTATCTGCTCAGCTAG
- a CDS encoding TIGR03745 family integrating conjugative element membrane protein — MKLLIQPSGAANAADRHMTTAPMLPQRCWAKATARIALLGLAVLASVFVAEPALAELPTAVAADGAASGDYIEIGKQYFKNGLLVLGLIIATLGFIAVAAGGIAKFNEYRMGRAELGDLGVLAVVGAVVLVLMVYLLNEAATIIA; from the coding sequence ATGAAACTCCTTATCCAACCTTCGGGCGCAGCGAACGCCGCGGATCGTCACATGACGACAGCCCCCATGCTTCCCCAGCGGTGCTGGGCGAAAGCCACCGCCCGCATCGCTTTGCTTGGCCTCGCCGTCCTCGCCTCGGTCTTTGTCGCCGAACCGGCCTTGGCCGAGTTGCCGACGGCCGTCGCCGCGGACGGTGCCGCTTCGGGGGACTACATCGAGATCGGCAAGCAGTATTTCAAGAACGGCCTGCTCGTCCTGGGTCTCATCATCGCCACGCTGGGCTTCATCGCGGTCGCGGCCGGCGGCATCGCGAAATTCAACGAGTACCGCATGGGCCGGGCCGAACTCGGGGACTTGGGCGTGCTGGCCGTCGTCGGCGCCGTGGTGCTGGTGCTCATGGTCTACCTCCTCAACGAGGCGGCCACCATCATCGCCTAG
- a CDS encoding TIGR03750 family conjugal transfer protein yields the protein MDSSSPLASPPETSFGPGHAPLPDRVNAEPAIIKGLSYTESKWVIGLAFLLWFPVGGVVGLALQHFPVAVLIIATGPIATVWVAAGYLATMKRNRPDHYYVQLLKRRASRLGLIRSHLVSHAGAWDLGRTLVPPQVAKRRNPLC from the coding sequence ATGGACTCCTCCAGCCCCCTGGCATCGCCGCCGGAAACCTCCTTCGGACCGGGTCACGCGCCGCTGCCGGACCGCGTGAACGCGGAGCCCGCGATCATCAAGGGGCTCTCGTACACCGAGTCCAAGTGGGTCATCGGGCTGGCCTTCCTGCTGTGGTTCCCGGTGGGCGGCGTGGTGGGCCTGGCCCTGCAGCACTTTCCGGTAGCCGTCCTCATCATCGCCACTGGCCCCATCGCCACGGTCTGGGTCGCGGCGGGTTACCTCGCCACGATGAAGCGCAATCGCCCCGATCACTACTACGTTCAGCTGCTCAAGCGTCGCGCGTCGCGCCTCGGCCTCATCCGCTCTCATCTTGTTTCGCACGCGGGCGCCTGGGACCTCGGCCGCACACTCGTGCCCCCTCAGGTGGCGAAACGCCGGAACCCGTTGTGCTGA
- a CDS encoding PFL_4703 family integrating conjugative element protein: protein MPAYTDNLANARATIRLQSWAILVALVIVLIAVADRFVRQTDFTVHIPPDLSRGATIQAGRAPEVPPPNVYAFGYLIWQQLNRWAKDGSKDYVAQIYALQNYLTPSCREQLLKDVSVKSGDAELIQRTRALLEIPGYGFTANRVTAHGNGGWTVLLDAQILETSRGMPVKDTFIRYPLHVVRYDVDRERNPWGLALNCFARRHPERIDPQALEAPIAAQPAPAAPLPPSAAPSPTTTGSDLPQAVPPRLPDTKEEES from the coding sequence ATGCCTGCCTACACCGACAACCTCGCAAACGCCCGCGCGACGATTCGCCTCCAGTCCTGGGCCATCCTCGTCGCGCTGGTCATCGTGCTGATCGCGGTGGCCGACCGGTTCGTGAGGCAGACGGATTTCACCGTGCATATCCCGCCAGACCTCTCCCGCGGGGCCACCATTCAGGCGGGACGTGCTCCGGAGGTGCCGCCTCCGAACGTCTATGCCTTCGGCTACCTCATCTGGCAGCAGCTCAACCGCTGGGCCAAGGATGGCTCCAAGGACTACGTCGCGCAGATCTACGCGCTCCAGAACTACCTGACGCCGTCCTGCCGCGAGCAACTCCTCAAGGACGTCAGCGTCAAGTCCGGCGATGCGGAGCTGATCCAGCGCACCCGCGCCCTCCTGGAGATTCCCGGGTACGGCTTCACTGCGAACCGGGTGACGGCGCACGGCAACGGTGGATGGACGGTGCTCCTCGATGCCCAGATCCTCGAGACCTCCAGGGGGATGCCCGTGAAGGACACCTTCATCCGCTATCCCCTGCACGTGGTGCGCTACGACGTCGACCGGGAGCGCAACCCCTGGGGCCTCGCCCTGAACTGCTTCGCCCGCCGCCATCCCGAACGGATCGACCCGCAGGCCCTGGAGGCGCCGATCGCCGCCCAGCCGGCGCCGGCGGCGCCGCTGCCTCCGTCCGCGGCACCGTCTCCCACCACTACTGGTTCAGACCTGCCGCAGGCCGTGCCGCCGCGGCTCCCGGACACGAAGGAGGAGGAGTCATGA
- a CDS encoding TIGR03749 family integrating conjugative element protein — protein sequence MIAIRAATALVCLGVLASASAQEPEAKAPSPVGLSPGPVGTGTAPTWHPAGTTTMDLGTLPPEPAPKPAPAPAPQSHGSAAGKPANPLSPPETQAPLRSPDRPDDRQTNVGRTQHVLFERLPVRVLLSPGRERLLQLPFVALMDVPASLQGLLEVQIIEDTAYLTANGPFPRARLYAQAIDGGATVPLDIESVEGVQVPPMLRVHLPGDAAESNELAETRRNDEPAVDMIQLTRYAAQMLYAPARLLPTQPGVRQEPVDRSPVAGLYRGGEIETAPLGAWSSGSLYVTAVRFTNRTGRAIDLELDTRWLRGQWIAATPQHWHLLPHGSEADTTAVYLVSDRPFTAVPLWR from the coding sequence ATGATCGCCATTCGCGCCGCCACCGCGCTTGTTTGCCTCGGCGTTCTTGCTTCTGCCTCTGCGCAGGAGCCCGAAGCCAAGGCGCCCTCCCCGGTTGGCCTGTCGCCCGGGCCTGTCGGAACGGGGACTGCGCCAACCTGGCATCCCGCCGGCACGACGACCATGGATCTCGGCACCCTCCCCCCAGAGCCGGCCCCCAAGCCCGCTCCTGCACCCGCACCCCAGTCTCACGGCTCAGCCGCCGGGAAGCCTGCAAATCCTCTATCGCCCCCGGAAACGCAGGCGCCGCTGCGGTCACCCGATCGCCCCGACGACCGCCAAACTAATGTCGGCCGCACCCAGCATGTGCTGTTCGAGCGCCTTCCCGTCCGGGTGCTCCTGAGCCCAGGGCGGGAGCGCCTGCTGCAGCTCCCGTTCGTCGCATTGATGGATGTGCCCGCTAGCCTGCAGGGTCTGCTCGAGGTCCAGATTATCGAGGACACCGCTTATCTGACAGCGAACGGACCCTTCCCGCGCGCCCGGCTGTATGCGCAGGCAATCGACGGCGGCGCGACGGTTCCGCTCGATATCGAGTCGGTCGAAGGCGTCCAGGTCCCGCCGATGCTCCGCGTCCATCTGCCTGGTGATGCCGCAGAGAGTAACGAGCTTGCCGAAACCCGGCGGAACGACGAGCCGGCGGTCGACATGATCCAGCTCACTCGCTACGCGGCGCAGATGCTGTATGCGCCGGCCCGCCTGCTCCCCACGCAGCCGGGTGTACGCCAGGAACCGGTTGATCGGTCCCCCGTGGCCGGCCTCTACCGGGGAGGAGAGATCGAAACGGCGCCCTTGGGGGCGTGGTCGAGCGGGTCGCTGTACGTGACCGCCGTGCGCTTTACCAACCGCACCGGACGCGCCATCGACCTCGAGCTGGACACGCGGTGGCTGCGCGGGCAGTGGATCGCCGCAACACCCCAGCACTGGCATCTCCTGCCCCATGGCTCCGAGGCCGACACGACCGCCGTCTACCTCGTCTCCGACCGGCCGTTTACGGCCGTGCCGCTGTGGCGCTAG
- a CDS encoding TIGR03752 family integrating conjugative element protein — MQIVQNRLVPFLAVIALIVTGYILYRQSETPGVEPGPPLNAVPEVPLPPTAKGADADTPQETLKTVVAGYTELNDQVQSLIAENRRLLEQNDRHQRSEDRIREQLRRELRTEMTTEMDALKRQQAAAADSQASSGVLGSAIGAGNLPAGFGFDKAKPDAVAMAGNAAPTRVLPLGYEMGKGADGRQGVVRKVTIAEAAPPARRTARAPARTAAPAPTPFYTIPENATLTGVANMTAIIGRVPVDGKVTDPMQFKLLLGPENLAANGHYLPRNLAGIVVSGVAIGDMTLSCAEGLIQSMTFVFNDGSIQTVSRRRDGTTPLYGASGGAAGGKPSLAAAPKLGWISDRHGNPCIPGQFVTNAPAVLADTIGLRSLSIAGQAAAAAQTTTTENVFGTTSSRVTGSKGTYILGQMASAGTDEVTNWLMRRLADSFDAVVVRAGGEVDVHIDTEIQIDKAPDARRIDYGRLDAPATTTSHLRGSYYGLD; from the coding sequence ATGCAGATTGTCCAGAACAGGCTGGTCCCCTTCCTCGCCGTGATTGCCCTCATCGTGACGGGCTACATCCTCTATCGGCAGAGCGAGACGCCGGGCGTCGAGCCGGGGCCGCCCCTGAACGCAGTGCCGGAAGTACCCCTGCCTCCCACCGCCAAGGGGGCCGACGCCGATACGCCGCAGGAAACCCTCAAGACCGTGGTCGCGGGCTACACCGAGTTGAACGATCAGGTGCAGTCCCTGATCGCCGAAAACCGGCGCCTGCTGGAGCAGAACGATCGCCACCAGCGTAGCGAGGATCGCATCCGTGAGCAGCTTCGCCGTGAGTTGCGTACCGAAATGACAACCGAAATGGACGCCCTCAAGCGCCAACAGGCCGCCGCGGCCGACTCACAGGCATCGAGCGGTGTGCTGGGATCAGCGATCGGCGCAGGCAACCTCCCTGCCGGCTTCGGCTTCGACAAGGCGAAACCGGATGCGGTAGCGATGGCCGGGAACGCTGCACCGACCCGCGTCCTGCCGCTGGGCTACGAGATGGGCAAGGGCGCCGACGGAAGGCAAGGCGTCGTGCGCAAGGTCACCATCGCCGAAGCGGCGCCGCCCGCCCGCCGTACGGCGCGCGCCCCGGCCCGAACGGCCGCCCCCGCCCCCACGCCCTTCTACACGATCCCGGAGAACGCGACCCTGACAGGCGTCGCCAATATGACCGCGATCATCGGCCGCGTTCCGGTGGATGGCAAAGTGACCGATCCGATGCAGTTCAAGCTTCTGCTTGGGCCTGAGAACCTGGCCGCCAACGGTCATTACCTTCCCCGCAACCTGGCCGGCATCGTCGTTTCGGGCGTTGCCATCGGCGACATGACGCTCTCCTGCGCCGAGGGCCTCATCCAGTCCATGACCTTCGTCTTCAACGACGGAAGCATTCAGACAGTCAGCCGTCGCCGCGACGGAACGACCCCGTTGTACGGCGCAAGCGGTGGGGCAGCCGGCGGCAAGCCTTCACTCGCCGCGGCGCCGAAGCTCGGCTGGATCTCCGACCGCCACGGCAACCCATGCATCCCCGGGCAGTTCGTGACCAATGCCCCGGCCGTCCTCGCCGACACCATTGGCCTGCGGAGCCTGTCGATCGCGGGCCAGGCGGCGGCCGCGGCCCAGACCACCACCACGGAGAACGTCTTCGGCACAACCTCCAGCCGGGTCACCGGGAGCAAGGGCACCTACATCCTCGGGCAGATGGCGAGCGCCGGCACCGACGAGGTGACGAACTGGCTGATGCGCCGGCTCGCCGACAGTTTCGATGCGGTCGTCGTACGCGCCGGGGGCGAGGTGGACGTGCACATCGACACCGAGATCCAGATCGACAAGGCGCCCGACGCGCGGCGAATCGACTACGGGCGTCTCGACGCCCCGGCAACCACGACTTCCCATCTGCGAGGTAGTTATTATGGACTGGACTGA